A stretch of the Streptomyces sp. NBC_00078 genome encodes the following:
- a CDS encoding cytosine permease: protein MTTSPEPRMSGLEIRSIDYVPLDERHGKLWHLGPLWFMSNAQIATLAVGLISITEGGNLIWSLIAIVAGTVLGTFFMAFHSAQGPQLGLPQMIQSRPQFGYVGALLVWLFAYVQYAGFNVFNTILAGEAMHSTVHGGVKLWVAVVTVVALVIALVGYDVIHRAEQFLTYSFLVVFGIFTVGVLVTLHYPAGSFDLGAFKATPFLAQFGVVAGYQISWAIYVSDYSRYLPPGVTVRKTFYWTYFGSALGGIWLMVLGSLLAAWAGKGFETVKSINAAGDKVFSGFGAIVLLFAVLGLVSVTALNMYGGSLTLISAIDSIRRVRPTLGVRLVTIGLTAALSLVGALAATSNFLENFNNFLLLVLYLFIPWTAVNLMDYYVVRRGHYAIAEIFNPHGIYGRWGWHGIIAYLVGFGVMIPFFSVGTLYTGPVADALGGADISLFVGLPVAAALYWLLTRSIDVAAEERLAEAEAEQLERAAHEHRAR from the coding sequence ATGACCACATCGCCCGAACCACGGATGTCGGGTCTGGAGATCCGCTCCATCGACTACGTCCCCCTGGACGAGCGCCACGGCAAGCTCTGGCATCTGGGCCCTCTGTGGTTCATGTCGAACGCTCAGATCGCCACCCTGGCCGTAGGCCTGATCAGCATCACCGAGGGCGGCAACCTCATCTGGTCGCTCATCGCGATCGTGGCGGGCACCGTCCTCGGCACCTTCTTCATGGCCTTCCACTCGGCGCAGGGACCACAGCTCGGGCTGCCGCAGATGATCCAGTCGCGGCCCCAGTTCGGCTACGTCGGCGCCCTGCTGGTGTGGCTGTTCGCCTATGTGCAGTACGCGGGCTTCAACGTCTTCAACACCATCCTCGCCGGAGAGGCGATGCACTCCACGGTGCACGGCGGCGTCAAGCTGTGGGTTGCCGTGGTCACCGTGGTCGCCCTCGTCATCGCCCTGGTGGGTTACGACGTCATCCACAGGGCCGAGCAGTTCCTGACGTACTCCTTCCTGGTCGTCTTCGGGATCTTCACCGTGGGCGTCCTGGTCACGCTGCACTACCCTGCGGGCTCCTTCGACCTCGGCGCCTTCAAGGCCACACCGTTCCTTGCTCAGTTCGGGGTGGTGGCCGGCTACCAGATCAGCTGGGCTATCTACGTCTCCGACTACTCGCGCTACCTCCCGCCGGGCGTGACCGTCCGCAAGACCTTCTACTGGACCTACTTCGGCTCGGCCCTCGGCGGCATCTGGCTGATGGTCCTCGGCTCGCTGCTCGCGGCCTGGGCGGGCAAGGGCTTCGAGACGGTCAAGTCGATCAACGCGGCCGGCGACAAGGTGTTCAGCGGGTTCGGCGCGATCGTGCTGCTCTTCGCCGTCCTGGGCCTGGTCTCGGTCACCGCACTGAACATGTACGGCGGTTCGCTGACGCTGATCAGCGCCATCGACTCGATCAGGCGGGTGCGGCCGACGCTCGGCGTGCGGCTGGTGACCATCGGGCTCACCGCGGCACTCTCCCTGGTCGGCGCGCTGGCCGCGACCTCCAACTTCCTTGAGAACTTCAACAACTTCCTGCTGCTGGTGCTCTACCTGTTCATCCCGTGGACCGCGGTGAACCTCATGGACTACTACGTCGTGCGCCGCGGGCACTACGCCATCGCCGAGATCTTCAACCCCCATGGAATCTACGGGCGTTGGGGCTGGCACGGCATCATCGCCTACCTGGTGGGCTTCGGCGTCATGATCCCCTTCTTCTCCGTCGGCACCCTCTACACCGGCCCCGTCGCCGACGCGCTCGGCGGAGCCGACATCTCCCTGTTCGTGGGACTGCCGGTCGCCGCGGCGCTCTACTGGCTGCTCACTCGCTCCATCGACGTGGCGGCCGAGGAGCGGCTCGCGGAGGCCGAGGCGGAGCAACTGGAGCGGGCGGCGCACGAGCACCGCGCGCGGTGA
- a CDS encoding response regulator transcription factor yields the protein MVSVLIVNDQSLQRVGLRMLLTVEPDLSVVGEAASGAEAVAMSAALRPDVVLMDIRLAETDDIESIRRIARPPRPVPATGSVLAGGPPPRVLALTSTRHEGHAYAALRAGACGFLLTDAAPGELIAAVRVVAAGDAVITPALTRALIDTVRDEQPASLPLRREVGLDTLTERERDVLTAVAAGWSNTEIAVRLSIAPTTVKSHVSHILAKIGARARVQAVAFAYESGLIQPAA from the coding sequence ATGGTCTCCGTACTCATCGTCAACGACCAGTCCCTGCAGCGTGTCGGCCTGCGGATGCTGCTGACCGTCGAGCCCGATCTGAGCGTCGTCGGGGAAGCGGCGAGCGGGGCCGAGGCGGTCGCCATGAGCGCCGCGCTCCGTCCCGACGTCGTGCTGATGGACATCCGGCTCGCCGAAACCGACGACATCGAGTCGATCCGCCGTATCGCACGGCCCCCGCGCCCCGTCCCGGCCACCGGCTCCGTCCTGGCCGGTGGCCCGCCACCCCGCGTACTGGCGCTGACCTCGACCCGTCACGAAGGGCACGCCTACGCCGCTCTGCGCGCCGGGGCCTGCGGCTTCCTTCTCACGGACGCGGCCCCGGGCGAACTGATCGCGGCCGTCCGCGTCGTGGCCGCCGGTGACGCCGTGATCACTCCCGCGCTGACCCGCGCACTCATCGACACCGTCCGCGACGAGCAACCGGCCTCCCTCCCCCTCCGCAGGGAGGTCGGCCTGGACACCCTCACCGAACGCGAACGCGACGTCCTCACGGCCGTCGCCGCAGGCTGGTCCAACACCGAGATCGCCGTTCGGCTCTCCATCGCCCCGACCACCGTCAAGTCCCACGTCAGCCACATCCTCGCCAAGATCGGCGCCCGCGCCCGCGTCCAGGCTGTCGCCTTCGCCTACGAGTCCGGGCTGATACAGCCGGCGGCCTGA
- a CDS encoding polysaccharide deacetylase family protein → MARHGGRGWHGRVLAAAVGVTAVAAATSVWTAQAGPNGGVHAGAGAAAHPSAGAAGPGRAPVSVSIAHASDKGPRGVNITIDDGPDPVWTPQVMQVLKDYGVKATFCMVGTQAQAHPDLVKAVVAAGHRLCDHTVSHDTTMDKKANSYQSKEILDAAGMITKASGGVRPMYYRAPGGAFTPYSRHLAASQGMRPLGWNVDSKDFERPGTDAIVATVRSELSNGPTILFHDAGGDRSQTVAALREILPSLKQQGYSFGFPVR, encoded by the coding sequence ATGGCGCGGCATGGCGGGCGGGGATGGCACGGCCGGGTACTCGCGGCGGCGGTCGGGGTGACGGCGGTGGCGGCGGCCACTTCGGTATGGACGGCGCAGGCCGGCCCCAACGGCGGGGTGCACGCGGGTGCGGGGGCGGCGGCACATCCCTCCGCGGGGGCTGCGGGTCCCGGCCGGGCCCCGGTGTCCGTGAGCATCGCCCATGCCTCGGACAAGGGCCCTCGTGGAGTCAACATCACGATCGACGACGGGCCGGACCCGGTCTGGACGCCTCAGGTAATGCAGGTACTGAAGGACTACGGCGTGAAGGCCACCTTCTGCATGGTCGGCACGCAGGCCCAGGCGCACCCGGACCTGGTCAAGGCCGTGGTGGCGGCGGGGCACCGGCTGTGCGACCACACGGTGTCGCACGACACCACCATGGACAAGAAGGCCAACTCCTATCAGTCCAAGGAGATCCTGGACGCCGCCGGCATGATCACCAAGGCCTCCGGGGGCGTCCGGCCGATGTACTACCGGGCCCCGGGCGGTGCGTTCACGCCCTACAGCAGGCACCTCGCCGCCTCGCAGGGAATGCGGCCGCTGGGATGGAACGTGGACTCCAAGGACTTCGAGCGCCCCGGCACCGACGCCATCGTCGCCACCGTCAGGAGCGAGCTGTCCAACGGTCCGACGATCCTCTTCCACGACGCCGGCGGGGACCGCTCCCAGACCGTGGCCGCCCTGCGCGAGATCCTGCCGTCACTGAAGCAGCAGGGATACTCCTTCGGTTTCCCGGTCCGCTGA